A segment of the Manihot esculenta cultivar AM560-2 chromosome 13, M.esculenta_v8, whole genome shotgun sequence genome:
TTCAGAAGTCTTTCTAGAcccattttcttctttctcttgtaGCATCATAATacccaaaaaaggaaaaaaaaaaagggggttGGAGGGACTTTGGAGTATTTGTCTGATTTAGTGGGAAGCAATGGCCATAAACGCAAGAAGGAGAAGCAATTACAGACCGTAGAGCTGAAGGTGAGAATGGACTGTGATGGCTGTGAGCTCAAGGTCAAGAATGCCCTTTCTTCACTAAGTGGTAATTCCATTGCCTTCATTTCTCTTTGTTTCATGCTTTTTCAAAGTAAAGTTTACATACTCCACTGTTATAACTCCTAAGTTGGTGTACTGCTTGTGTAAATTAACCATACTTGAGTCTTATGAGTTATATTTTGTGGTATATTTTCGCAGGAGTTAAGAAGGTAGAGATAAACAGGAAACAGCAGAAGGTGAGTGTAACAGGGTATGTTGGTTCAAACAAGGTGTTGAAGAAGGCTAAATCAACAGGAAAAAAAGCTGAGATTTGGCCTTATGTTCCTTACAATTTAGTGGCTCAGCCTTACATTGCTAAGGCTTATGACAAGAAGGCACCTCCTGGTTATGTCAGAAATGTAGAAACCACAGCAGACATTGGGACTGTCACCAGATATGAAGACCCTTATATCTCCATGTTTAGTGATGACAATCCAAATGCTTGCTCTATCATGTAATGAAACCCTAACCAAAATTccaatgtattttatttttttaatttttgtttggtATTATAGTATTGTGTTTCATTAGTGTAACTTCTGAGCAGATTGGTGAGTTCATGAATGTTTTCTTGCTTTGCTCTTTGGTCTGGACTTGTTCTGTTTTTACCCATTTTTGGTCTTTTTGAATGCCCTTATCATTAATTAATCTGTAATTTTGCTGAATCAGCTGGGAGTGTGCATGTGGTGCCCCCGAAGACaaatttttttaaggaaaaattactattcAGTTAATTTAGCttgatttcaaaaaatatatacattaaatatctttatattttttaaaaatttaaaaattaatcattttgtgagttttagatataattatttattatttaattttttaggaaTTAGTTATtaagttataaaaatatattaaaatatttctaaaagtttaaaaaaatctactaattaattttttttgttagttttaatagtaaattatttattatttaattgagaattaattttttaattttagaaaatatattaaaatatttttaaaattttaaaaaatctattaattaatatcttatttactgtttaatttttatagtataaaaaaatttactaataattaaattttcaattttaaaaaatacattaaaatatttttaaagttttaaaaaaaatttactaattaatttatccgtattgaatgatatttttagatttttttctttatttttaattaattaaaaaataataaaaagattaattaataaattttttaaaaattttacatatgtttttaatttatttttttttatgcttgCTCTCTTTTAAATAGAGCGATACTTCACATAAAATTATCTTTATCAAGCAATCCAGCAAATCTTCATTATGCATGTAGTCGCAAAATCACCAATCAATTAACTGATAACATCCTTATCAAATAGTCGGCCACATTAGTACCAAATTTTCAGGAAATATTATACTTAACTCcaccttcttacaatataaaagttaaCGATCACAAAAACAAAAGTTAACGATCACAAAAATAAAAGTACACAATTCTTATACAACTACTTTTGTATTCTAAGCAATTTCTTATACTCGCACTATTCtctagtttactgacttgagtgtcggagTGACTGCTGTACGTGCCAACCACTTCACTATTTTTTCTCTTGCAGATTGACTAAtaacaatacaactcttttttttCAGTCACATTATTTGGTTCATTGCCGGAAACTAAATTgaattctctctctttttttatttggattaaaatcaGTCTCTTATCCCTTTTCTCTGAAAAAGAAATCTTTCTTTTTATCTCTTTTGAAATGGTCGACAATTCACGAGCAGTTGCTaaggttgctaccaatgagggcACTATCATCTCTTCCACTTCTggcagtggacaaaacacacccTTTATGGTCAACGAAGTAGATCTTAGTAATATGAACAATGAGAAAATGCTCGAATATATCCAAAGGTTGCAGGCTACTCTTGAATAGTATAAGGCTCGGGGGGAGGCGTCATTCATGGTTCCTAGGGGGAGGGAGGAAGCCTCCGTAGACACCTTAAGGACTCGGACACAGGTGATCAAGATGCAGTCGAAAGGGAAGGCTAAGTTCGAAGAAAATGAATCAGACGAGGCTTTGAAAGGTATCGATTGAAAGCTAGTATGGGTTGTTCAAAGGTACctaaaggagaaagaggaggaCTTTGGTCTAGATGGTGCCTTCACTCTTTCAGAGGAAATCTTAGCAGGAACTTTCTCAACCAAATTCAAGCTGTCTAACTTGGACAAATATGATAGAACAACAGATTTCAGAAGTCACTTGGCGATCTTTAAGATGACTATGCAGTTTTAGAATGTCAACGACTTCATGTTGTGCCGAGTGTTTTTGTTAACATTCACAGGTTTGACTCATAAATGGTACCAAGATATGAGCCTcggtttaattcaaaactttatacaatttgctatgttatttaagtccagatttattacttatatacctcctaaaaagctcttTTTTGACTTGCGGAAGTTCTGCCAcagagagggcgagtctttaaggaaCTTTATCTCACGGTTTAATATAGAAGCAATACAAGTGAATgagttaaatcatgagatagtgtGTGAAGTGATAGAGCAcaaattagtccattttatcttaatattattgatgattatttacatgatttctgcttaatttagtgcttttgatattattttgcagaaaatggtgtaaaaggacattttggagaaaatctccctaaaactgccttaattggagcaaaagaatgcaagcctgccaagttgaaatcaagtcaaactaaataaggaaagttctaaataaggaaagtagcaaatatggaaagaacattcagccaaggcaatttgaaattcaaatttcaaaactccaagtagccttttccttattcaagaagccaagtttcaagttgccataaatgaatagccaaataaggaaagcattttgaaattcaaatctccaaaattcatattcaaattttgaatttcaagattcagcttagtaaggaagccaaatcccaagatcacatgtttcatgccatgcacattcaaaattcaaattgcaaaaggaggctccaccttccttaattgtgCATGAGCGGCAAGGATAGTGTGAAgacaagtcttgggcaccttgggcagtatcttgaagacacttgggcagcaagcaaagaccaaaggccccactccttgcacttaaacacatgccccacgtttttcccttctcacatgtgcatggatggcacatcttggaccaagggcattttgggtaGCCTCTTGAAgtattttgggcagcctcttgacaccttgggcagcctcttcactaattaggaagcaattatcatctagggcaacacttttcaagtataaaagacacataaggagcctccccatgcccTTTCAAGCCCCCTTGgaggcacctacgggattgcaagtggccactTAAGCAAGTATCTCTTGAAGTCAAATAAGCTCtttttgctctagatcctttatgtccacttaaactcttactctagacccctatttgaatcattgcagtgaagaatatatgcatcaaggttactcaccttctttccttgtttctctttacttaccatggctaggatttgttttcctcaagagagacattgCACATGCACATAGTCCTGttcaattaagatttttttttttagctttcagagtgattttccCTTTACTTGAaatactttattcagctttttgcacatttaatcttgcttgaacaagtcaccaacctttttacgtgaaagtacatattggtgatacccacctctagttactcagttggtcacctattcaagtggctactagctctgttcatagtcaatgaccattggaacagttttcaatttgtgctttgaaGTTTCTTTTGCCATTGCCGAATTGCATTCTCTTCAacggatttgggcaaatcaacactaattgctaaatcaagtcacattaagttcattcacacaattttcaattcattctctctaatgaaggtcatcaatatatttttcaccatggcaagctcaaagattcaattcaaaaggcaattcccaaaaatgaatacaactcactgcaattgattcaacttaagtttaaagagtcatcacatcaatggggtcatggaaagaaagctcatccaacacaATCTataagtttgagtaaagcatctcaaaactgaaagagaaactgtggctacatgtgtgtgttattgaaagcaaaaataacaaaaatgaaaaaaattttgcctaatgcaagcaaactaaagattaaagcaaaaataaacttaaaagtaaaaattcataGATATGcatccccacacctaaatcatgcattgtcctcaatgtattggaaatattaaaatgcaaaagaaactgagtactcccctgggtgtggtgtgcatggtgcgatcctcttgatcaaggctcaagtaattggagaaggaaaaagcgtcccaactgcattgagcaaaaagtgtagcattccttttgatttggtcatagcccatcctatttttttcaTGTAATCATGAaacaacatgattagcttctcttttttcagatgaggtgtgcctctagcccttatgtttgcatttttgagcacttccaacttcaattcataTCTCTCCATAGCTAGCTACAATTTAGTActtaattcaggcaaaacaaactctaccttatccggagatttgggaaggcattggtctgcatggtcctttggtttgggctcttgaacttccacttgttccttgtgagcatgggctgtttgtgTTGGTTGTCTGGCTGAATTGGTTTTCGGTTCCTCTTTCTACGCAGGACTTACCTGAAAGGGATGATTGTCTTGCGGTTCAAGCTAAAGACGCGTGCCTGGAATGCTCTCTGTCTGTGCAaggttgatctgcgcaccaagctgaagtggtgcgatatGCTTTTattcattctgcgcatggctgcagtccatctattggatgcaacagtcagtttctttcagttctggctctttttggctctcttccctgcatagatcattatttagtatatcatcttgattcatataaaaaatttcttggctcatacaatcaatgatatctaaatcaacaataggttctgtttgatcggtttgtttgggcaaacagttttctgtttgtttttcttcagcagcttgttcttgtacttgcgaactttcatcatcttcctcatcatcttgaagttcttgctctcttcttaacatgcaTGTTTGCTTTCATTGAGGTGGCCAATTGTCCTATGTCCTGtagcatgctttgcatggaacttaccattgtttctatcatcttttcaaggtgctggatggaatttggaggttctggttgggcttgatatccttgataattctAGTAGTCATTATCCCATGCATAACTGTAGTCTGGacagtctctccaacctggattgtatgtgacaTAGTAGGgctcatgtcttggctgtccatagaatcctccaaatgtatgtacttattggtcatactcataacgtgtaggacattgatcagttaggtgtcctacatatgaacagatcccacatggccttggTAGCTGGAATGCTTGAAGCTGTAAGAACtattcctatggcaaaatctttcataacagatgtgagttgagaatagagaacagatgtacttacctcatccatgattcaaatctgcgatggtgacttcttcagaggcagattcggtggtgcttttttttttgtcctgaaagaaaaacaaataagttaaatcaactccccggcaacggcgccaatttttgactcgcggttgtcgaagccggtcaaaaataacctttctggttatcaacaattttacaactgtagatagtggtgaaaggatcgaatccacagggaattgagaacttaccaatttttcttatcaagaccaagagaattaactgaaataaaaataaactgaaagagaaataaactgaaacgagaactaactgaaagcaaataactgaaagagaaataactgAAATGAGAATTAACTGAGAGAAaataactgaaagcggaataaactgaaagcaaataaattgaaatgagataaatctgaaaccaactaaactgaaagtaaaatggggggggggTTTAGAGATTGATTCAagagatctaaaactgaaagcaataaaagaagcaaatagtaaaaagaaataaagagaaatcaaatatgagaaagatctagctgaagagttggatccactttagttgttgggattgatcattgacacttagtttcccttgatagattcaatagattagttatggagatggaagacacttctcaccaccatgtctctccttatgattaaactaattagggaacgtcctctaattaattactaattaacaaattgccaaggaacatccttgggccttaggcatcaaaacaattgttaattgcatgaagagatagagagatccaatcctaactactcaaacgcatgagatgtcgttagatcatacaatttccttagtttttacaccaagtgttcttatgtttgaataatccaagcaattacggacttaaatcatccaaactaacatattattactttgcaatcaagaatcaacgtagatctaaacaacaaagcaatattgaaatcaagcatgaaattgcacaaatattgaacaaccaaaagttaaataatgtttgatcaagtctcccaatccatataacaactaaagtatcacctaatcttcaactagaataaagggtttcagcctctcatggctgaaccaaaaaccaaaaaaatagaaaaaagaagaaaggtagaagaagagatgtggccacttgcaatcccgtaggtgcctccaaggggggcttgaaagggcatggggaggctccttatgtgtctttttatacttgaaaagtgttgctctagatgatacttgcttcctaattagtgaagaggctgcccaaggtgtcaagaggctgcccaaaagacttcaagaggctgcccaaaatgtcCTTGGTCCAAGAtatgccatccatgcacatgtgagaagggaaaaacgtggggcatgtgttcaagtgcaaggagtggggcttttggtctttgcttgctgcctaagtgtcttcaagatactgctCAAGGTGTCCAAGACTTGTCTTCACActatccttgccgcccatgcacaattaagaaaggtggagcctccttttgcaatttgaattttgaatgtgcatggcatgaagtgggaaacatgagATCttgggatttggcttccttactaagctgaatcttgaaattcaaaatttgaatatgaatcttggagatttgaattttaaaatgctttccttatttggctcttcatttatggcaacttgagacttggcttcttgaataaggaaaaggctacttggagttttgaaatttgaatttcaaattgccttggctaaatgttctttccatatttgccactttccttatttagcttgacttgattttaACTTGGCAGACTTGCActcttttgctccaattaaggcagttttagggggattttctccaaaatgtccttttacaccattttctgcaaaataatatcaaaagcactaaattaagcataaatcatgtaaataatcatcaataatattaagataaaatggactaatttatgctctatcatgaAGCATTGAAAAAAGAAACACGCACTGTTAAGTTCATggatttcttaataaaaaaccCAGCTGCTACATACCAAAAGTTGATGGATAAAGCCTAAAAGTATATCAGACTGGGTGATGAGGTCCAAGCACTGAAAGAGGACAAGTGGGTGAACCAAAAGCAAAATCAAAAGTAGGAAAGGCAAAGATATGAAGGAGACTACAAGAGTTATCCCGTCTCCCGAATGAGGAatgaccaaagtaagtataagaattatacttcaTTAAATGACTCACGGACACGTATAGTAATGTGGATCAGAAAAATGACAAGGAGGTCAAGTGGCCTCCTAAGCTCAATCCCAATAAAGCAAAAAGGCGAGACAGGACCAAGTATTGCAGTTTTCACAAAGACCACAGACATACAATAGAAGAGAGTCGGAAACTGAAAGATGAGATTAGGAGATTGATAAGGGACGACACTCTTTGAAACTTCACTAGAAAGGGAGGAGAGGAGACTTGAACTTGAGCAACAACTTGCGAAACCACCCTTGATAGGGAACCTGTGgggattatttatataattgcaGAAGGACCCAGTGatgatcagaaaaaaaataagCGAATTATAGGAGATGTAACAGGCGGTTTGGTAAAATGGGCGAAAACTAGAAAGGACCATTTAGGACCTTGAAGGTTATTCGTATAGGGTTTTATAAGCTGGCCAAGTTAGATGACCGAGTCATTCCCCACTCATGGAATATATGTAAtctaagaaaattttatcaataatagttAACGAAGTATTTTTTGATGTATTGTGTTGTTCAGTGATAAGGAACAATGGGGTTAgcttcttcaaaaaaaaaaaaaaagattaaagaaaTTCATGCTAGGCCACAAGTTGGGTTTTGTTAGGCCAAATGACGGGGTGATGGTCCCACTGTGCAAGACCAAAAGTGGGTTCCACAAAGCTAGAAGACTGGGCGTTAGTCCCACTatgcaaggccacaaggtggattcCGCCAGGCCAAAAGAtagggcgttggtcccactgaacaaggccacaaggtggattcCGTCAGGCTAGAAGACTGTGTTAGTCCCAATAAACAAGGCATTAATACCAGACCACAAGGCCATGAAGACCGGGTATTATTTCCAATAAATAAGGGCATTCATGCCAGGACACAAGGCCATAAagaccaggtgttagtcccaataAACAAATGCATTTATGCCAGGCCATAAGACCATGAAGAccgaccgggtgttagtcccactcaaTAAGGCCATAAGATAGATTCCGCCAGACCATAATCTGAGTATTAGTCCCGTTAATCAAGACATTTTATGCTAGGCCATAAGGTGGGAATCCATTAGGTCATAATCCGGGTATTAGTATCGCTAATTAAGGCATTCATGCTAAGCCATAAGGCGAGTTTTGCCAGGATCAACTATCGGGTGTTAATCCCATTTAAAAATTTCTGAGGCATTTGAGGCCCAAGCCACAAGAAAGGTGTTTGCGATCGAGTGTTAGCTGCAAGTTTATAATAAATTCTATAAGGTATCTTAGGCCCAAGGTGGGCATCCGCTAGACCATATATTTGGGTGTTAACCCTACTATTCAAAAGttttcaagttatttattttattaccaCCATGATGGTCAGGTATTAATCCTTTAGCAATCTTTTAAAGAGATCATTTAAGTCTTGTTGACAATGATAAGACAAGATTTATGGCTAAATACTGATCATACAAAATTGtcaaaataaaagtttttttttttcattcaaataaaaaagaGTATTACAGGGCAAGAAGGACATCATCAGTCACCTCCCGAGCTTCTATTACAGGTTCATCATTGGCTATTATTGTAGAAACTGGGCCAAGAGGGTTGTCTTCAATTATCCCTTCCTCGTCTCGCCCACCCTCATCCTCATCCTCCTTATCAAGGAAGATGTCGTCGATTCAGGAGAAGTCTTCTACAAGAAATCACTTGAGAAGCTCCTTCTTGATAGAGTCTTGACCTTGTACGAACATCTCTTCACCCCAGGTCACCGTCTCTTGAAGTACTGTTTCAAGCCTAGCGATCCTAGCAGAGGCGAACAAGGCCTCCTTAGCTTGAGACTGCAGTTCTAGTACTTAGCGATGAAGCAGGTCCACTTGATCCTCGGTACTCTATGCTCAATTCTCAAGGGCCAGTTTGGAAGCATTGGCCTCACCTAGCTTAGCCTGGAGCTTGTCCACTAACTCTAGAGTCTCCTTCATGGTGCCTTCCACCTCATCAACCCAAGTCTTTAGCCTTGACCATTCCTCGGCCAAGAGTCTTATATCTGTCTCTTAAGCCTAGAACTCCCACCTTAGGATCTTGTTATGCTCTTTGGCCATATACGCATAGAGGGTACTCTCCAAGGCAGAATACATGACGCTGTCAAAAAGCTCATCTCTCTCGACCTCGTTCAGGTGATGATGGTCCCCAAGCCTCAAAGCATTCTTGGTTATTAGGACGGTCAGATTGGGCTCGTCAAGAAAGGAGGTCGTTTGGGTTAACGCCAGCGCCAACTGTTGGATGCTACGAGGCTACGAGGAATTGACCCACACATTTGCAGAAATGGGCTCAGCATGGACGTCGACTGTTGCAGAAGATAGGGACTGCGGTAGGGGCACCCCTCGTAGAAGACTTGGGCTGAGAAGGGGCTGACTCTTCTACTGCAGAAGGGTTGGTGGAGGTGGGAGCATGATTGCTGCTTTCGCTCGGGGAGCACGCTTAGGTAAGGGACCGGTCGCCCTAGCAACAGTTTTGTCCTTGCATGCAGTATGAGCTACCTCAGCAAACCTATTCTTCTTTCTAGCCATATCTAATGGTTTCGATGGAAAGATTTAAATACGGCTCGATAAACAGAGCAATCATCATTAATGTTAGGAAATctagagattactgcaacccaaacacgcagcgaaaaaattaaaaatctctgatttccttCCCGGGATCCATGTACCTCGTTTAAtttgaaaggaaggataagctactaacctgttagacttgacgagaagatacaatcccggactcaaggtgctgctttttcaacgaacactcgctatggtatccacacgaacatctcttatccttctagagtgctagctctcttaaGATGGATATGCTGTTGTGTTTCAATCTGCAACTCAAAAACGAATTCACTAAAATGTTACTTCCACTTCGCAGAAGcagtttttattagtttttagtcttttgttttcccacaactcttttcgtgaaagagttgtgttcataacccactatcacgatctcgcagatactcaaatatcttatgtgatagagttgtgtttataaccaactatcacaatcttgcagatactcaaatatcttatgtgatagagtcctttatctgtaacagttacagataaactgcatatccttttaaatattattatcttataataataaataattaatatcaataataataacactttattattattaattatattaatgggcttcagacttttagcccattaatatgatatagcacatcaacaacgttcttttgtgtgtgacccaataggctcacattaattggcaataggcccagtcccacaaggcccataaatcataagcggcctttagcaagacattatgactacccaattaatatgaggatcaatagtctgataaagcctaataaatagaacatgtattaatccctttatcacataatatctagtttgaacataagtcatgatcAATgtaaaacttataatgttcaaacttatgatttctcgatctctaagtagactgataaaatcaagcgatattgatcacactatcaattcatttgagcatggtCATGCATtcctcagtctcacttatcgaggggcccagaagatatctttcTCAAAGaaagggacaaattctatcttaattgttcaatttcctctacataatttctattatgctcaatcataacctttgtgattgtccgattaaagacaatgtttggttatgtcaaaatataataatccttatgttggaagttatgacaatctcaagttaaaggattaagacataactactttgagattcacttatgataataacccatgtagtaatCTCAGTgcaggtccatccaatactttgttctgtaacaagtatctatgattattgaattatatcaacatatacataatcatctcataattattaatcaataaccatactagttatattttattattatcaacataataataagtaatcagagatattaatcattattatgtaacatgtaaacaaataataa
Coding sequences within it:
- the LOC110630461 gene encoding heavy metal-associated isoprenylated plant protein 23 produces the protein MDCDGCELKVKNALSSLSGVKKVEINRKQQKVSVTGYVGSNKVLKKAKSTGKKAEIWPYVPYNLVAQPYIAKAYDKKAPPGYVRNVETTADIGTVTRYEDPYISMFSDDNPNACSIM